From a single Pseudophryne corroboree isolate aPseCor3 chromosome 6, aPseCor3.hap2, whole genome shotgun sequence genomic region:
- the LOC134936222 gene encoding protein FosB-like isoform X2, whose translation MNGHGPCPISEDPSSHQAPPTLEPYVTPPQNDNGDDSSSSGSLLSGSGLLLARSLLGRRSSPSSPSSSPSPCSLRRRREFTPDEKKDDNYWDKRRKNNEAAKRSREKRRAGDLALEGRVIALLEENARLRAELLALRFRFGLVRDPCEEPRGTYAPPCGLHEPPPPNPPPPMPHSEDSGFSTPSVGSPVFFEDRVPEQEPQPLQPSAITYYGAVGGETVENPRVRLETIPDPYRSLPHKLRFKACAPGEELPHAPPPVSREVNSFPPEVAPGFPQQPVLCPRGRWGSQVQDAAPTPTANGPDLRSQLASLSAEVAHLKRIFSEQVMTRSGPD comes from the coding sequence ATGAATGGCCATGGGCCTTGCCCCATCTCAGAGGATCCTTCTTCTCATCAGGCCCCTCCGACACTTGAGCCCTACGTGACGCCTCCACAAAATGATAATGGTGATGATTCTTCCTCTTCGGGGTCCCTCCTATCGGGTTCTGGTCTCCTACTTGCCCGTTCTCTTCTTGGGCGCCGAAGTAGTCCTTCTTCCCCCAGTTCTTCACCTTCTCCCTGTAGCCTTCGACGCCGTCGCGAGTTCACCCCAGATGAAAAAAAAGATGACAACTACTGGGACAAGAGACGGAAGAACAATGAGGCTGCTAAACGTTCTAGGGAGAAGCGCCGGGCAGGTGACCTTGCACTAGAAGGACGTGTCATTGCTCTGTTAGAGGAGAATGCAAGGCTACGTGCTGAACTTCTTGCCCTCCGATTCCGCTTTGGCCTGGTGCGGGATCCATGTGAGGAACCTCGGGGGACATATGCACCACCGTGTGGACTCCATGAGCCTCCGCCACCTAACCCCCCTCCACCCATGCCTCATTCAGAAGACTCTGGATTTTCCACCCCCAGTGTAGGCAGTCCAGTTTTTTTTGAGGATAGAGTTCCTGAGCAAGAACCCCAACCACTGCAGCCTTCAGCCATAACTTATTATGGAGCCGTTGGAGGAGAGACTGTAGAAAATCCTCGTGTGAGACTGGAGACAATTCCTGACCCCTACAGAAGTCTTCCACACAAGCTACGGTTTAAAGCCTGTGCTCCAGGTGAGGAGTTGCCTCATGCTCCACCACCTGTGTCAAGAGAAGTTAACAGTTTTCCCCCTGAAGTAGCCCCAGGATTTCCCCAGCAACCAGTGCTCTGTCCTCGTGGACGGTGGGGCAGCCAGGTGCAGGACGCAGCACCTACACCGACTGCGAATGGCCCGGACCTGCGGTCCCAGCTTGCCTCGCTCTCTGCAGAGGTTGCCCACTTGAAGAGAATTTTCTCAGAGCAGGTGATGACTCGGAGTGGACCCGATTAG